TTTTATGAAGTCAGAGCAATTCTTAAATTTTGGACATTACTATCCTTTTATGTGATTAGTCAATTATTTCCTTCTTtggtttatttcttttattcatGAATTATcctttttaagtaattaacaaacaattaaacatgaattatttgtttgttttctcTTTGATAAACTGCAGGTTAAATTTTCTGATATAAATTCATTCATCAAAATATTAGGTAACTTAATGTTTTTAAGCTCTTATTTTACGGCTCAAACGCATACAATATCACAGTGCGTTTGATATgtcttttttcatgtttttttgagaagacatattttttttctattaaggggccgtttggttcgccatAAAAAGAGGGGAATGAAAATGGGAATGAGAATAATTTTCATTATtcgtgtttgttttgtcaaattatatTAGGAAATGAGAATGTGATTACCCTTTTAAtgggaatcacccattcccccCCCCCCAACCCCATGGGAATGGACTTTTGGaaatgagaatcaaaatttaacaaaatattttaataataaataataaatatataattattaaaaaaactattttaaaatatttattttaaaaaacatacttaaaataaaaaaaaaagcttttttgatatttttttaaataatttttttgtttttttaaaaaataatttttttaattattccaaaataatttttttaattttttttcaaaataatttttttcattttttcattttttttaattttttaatttttttaattttttttaaaaaaattatataaattttttttaaattttttttttaataaataaatttttttaataaataaatttttttaataaataaattttttattaaactttacccattcccattctttttttttttttttttttgcaaaggCTAATTTTCATTATATCAATACGATCAATACAATGAGAAGTATGAATGACTCCTCAACAAGCACGAGTGAGCCATTCCAGAATAAAATGATGAGATCTGCAGAAGCAGTCATCAACAAGGGCTTTTTTAGCCACCGAATGGGCTACCCAATTACAAGAACGAGATACAAACTGAAACCTAATTTCCGAAAAATTAGAAACTAGGTTAAATATATCTTCTAAGATAACTCCGGCATCTCTGTCTTCACTAGAGGAGGAATTTATTGCATTAATTAGAATCTGACAATCCCCTTCAAAGATCAATTTCTGATGATCTATCCGCAACAATTCCTCCATTGATGTCCGAAGTGCCAAAGCCTCTATTACAATTGGGACCACTATGCCAGGAAATCGTCGAGCCCCAGCCAAGATAATTGTACCTGTATAATCACGAACAACAAAACCAATAGATCCTATGCGAGAATCCTTATTTATTGCTCCATCAAAATTTACTTTATAGAACCCCATCGGCGGCGGCAACCATATAGCTACATCATCTCTTACACTAGGAGGAATGTTTCGCCTgtacccattcccattcccacacactaattttgaaccaaataaaaaatgaaaacaatcattctcaTTTCCATTCCTTTTCATTCCGATTCTCATTCCGATTCCGattcccaaccttgaaccaaacggccctAAATGcataaatcttttttttttttaaacaacatGTAAGATATATATTGGCAGTTGTAGTGCATTTTCATTTCATATTATTACTAAGGAGTCATTAATAAAgagtacaaaaaaaaaattaggatagCTAATTAATACGGTGAATGGATATGCCGTTTGGAGATTAATTTTACAGGTTTATTCTAAGGTTTTGTTTGAGTAAAAAAGAGATTACTGCGATAAATTAGTCAAGTttaggtgttttttttttaattatcaaacaaaGCTAatctaaaagtaaaaataagaaaacaaataaaagaaggAAACAGTTGACTAATCATTAAAggataaaaatgtcaaaaatttaaaaattgctcACATTATAAAAACTTGATCTGGAAATATCGCCACCCTTTAAACCTTGAAGTATAATTAACGCGTTGTTGTGTGGTTTGAATTGTTCTAAGGCATTAAactccgctctctcgagtcaaaGAGATCGCAAAGGTTCAactaaactaataaattaatagacAACTCACTCTCGCATAATTGCTCATTAAATTAATGAACTAATCTCACCTAATAATACACCATAGGGACATCTAATTGCTCAACTCATTTTCATATGTTATTAAACATTTTAGATTATCGATTATCAAGTCTATTTAGAACAAAGTTCCCTTGAGTCAAGATCCTAGTTACAAACCATGGTTTATTTGGCCAAATATTACCTATATTGAGCATAATAAATAATACACACAACCAACAACACAAACATACTTCAATACTTCAAAACAACATAATTCAATGTCAGCTCCAATCAAAAGATTTAGCTACTCGTCACTTAGTCTGAAGCAATCACAAAATTAATAGAGAAAGACACAGTAAAaggattaaaaaaacaaatagaatATATACCCATTGTTTATGAGTCCTCCAAATGCTCTTGTTCAATCTCAATTAATGATTACAAACACAAAATTATGTTACTCtggttagattccatcttaaaaccaattggtattaagtgaaGGTGTCCAATTAAGATTTAAACACATGTTcattcacacacacaatcaATATGAGattcccacttcaacactccccctcacgcgtagcgtgttCAGGCCGAACAACCAGTCCCCCCTCACGCATCTCATATGGGTCGGaccaaattcaaattgtgtgaattgACAAGACTCTGATAGCGTGTTAGATTctatcttaaaaccaattgaaGTTAAGTGGAGATGCCCAACCAAAATTTAAACATATGTTCATTCACACATCAGAGTTTGGCAACATGATAAAACCATATCAGCAAACCATTGGGTCCTCACACTTCAAAATAAACCACTGTACAACTAGGTCTTGACACCACTACTACAACGCTAACGAGACATCGTCTTCTATACATACTACCAAAAAGACGGACTTCTGAACTAGAACAGAAGTTCGATATACCAAAAGAATGctacctgaaaggaaacactgtgggtgggggggggggggggtcaaCACCGAGTGAGTTCATAATTTACAAATGagtatataaaaacaaaaggcttaaatgcataaaaaatcaccaactttcgcgtgtttttggtatttaacacaaacttttaattttggcatataaatacatgaactatcaattttttgcatatatgaccaagtttctattttaggtgaaaaacggtgccgttttaggtATAAATGTtgccgttttaggtcaaaaacggtgccgttttatgtCATAAATGGCGCTCGTGTTAtgtatgcaaaaaattgatagttcgtatatttatatgtcaaaattaaaagttcgtgtcaaataccaaaaacacgcgaaagtttgtgatttttggaGCAATTACCAAAACAAAACGATGTATAAACAGTTTTACACAATGCAACCAGATACAAGTCTCcaaatgaaaccttaatccttgATTGTTAAATCCTGATGATCTAGTACAAGTACTTATTACTTGTATTGATTCTTATATCCATTGTATCATATGAACAAACACATAAACGTACGTACAAATAGAGCTAGTTATGAGCCCCGAGATACTTAGCCCGAGTTTACCCATACTAGTAACAAATTCATCTAGTTTGAGCCTTGAGATTTACTCGAGTTCACACACCCTAGGTAAAATACACAATAACACACACTAGGTaaaatacacacacacacacacatatatatatatatatatatatatatatatatatatatatatttaattaattaggtccATATATCATTTATTAGTCCGGTTTAGATAAGAAATTCTGGTATATTTAAAATGAAGACCGTAAAAATTGATGGTAATTACGGTCACTTTTTAATTGGGTTGGGCTACTTCATTTTGGGTGAGGTGAGAGCAAACATGCGTGCTGGTAAGGAGACCGAGATCGAGCAATGATTGAGGATCAGAAATAGCCTCATGCAACTTCTCATAAGCCAATGTCCAGTGCACCAAGCTGCCTCCCCCTTCCTTTGGTGTAGCTTTAACTATAAACCTGAATTCCTTGTATTCCTTCAGCAGATCTCCTTCGATCACTTTGAAAGTTGTTGACAAGTTCACATCATCTATCTCTTCAATAATCTCCTTTGCATATTTGGTCTCTCCATCTGATCATTTTCATAAAAACATTAGTATGTCATTACTAAATACATGGAGATTacatcataaaaacataaaGGCAAAACCCATACGGAGGCCCCTTCTATTTTGACCATTTTTGTTCAGGTAtcccttgtattttttttattcgtaaagtccctctacttacttCATTTGTTCTTTCAatctttcaaattataaattataatcttttaagtcattttttgtGTGCCGTAAAAATCACAAATTGTAAATAGAGGGACTAAAAAAACCACAAAAAGGAATATCAAAATGTGATTCTGCAAATTATAAGGACCCGGACGTGACGAACTTTGGTGTAGGGACTTCTCGAACAAAAATGGTAAAGTAGAGGGAGCCTCCGTATGGGTTTTGCCAAACAGAAAAGGAGCTTGAATAACTAATATGAAAGAAAAGAACATCCAAACGATCATTTTTCTTATCTTGGAAGAATGAATTTATCTACCCCAACTATAACTCCTTTTCCAAACATACCATGATCTTTAAACTTTGCTTGTTTTGTCCATCACTTTTGCAACGTTTGCGAGATATATTCACAACTCATTTAGAACTAAAGTAGAGCAACGTTATACGTCTACGTGTATATAATATATCTCAAACGGTATTTATAATATCGTGCGACATCAGCTCCAAATATGGATATATTTGACtatgatattaaaaataatgaattaaactaaatttttttgaaaaatgatgataaattttgtaaacaaattTTAGTTGTGGATATATAAGATCTTCTTATCTatcttttatcaaaataaattacaaaaataaaagttgcgTAATGGTGCACATACCATGAGTGTAATTCCAGCAGATGGTGCTACCATGCTTACCCCATTCACCTTCATGAAGATCAACACTTTGTACATTGTCAGGGCTCATAATGTTAACATGGTGTGGTCTGCAACTAAAAACATTATGGAATAGCTCTGCCGGAGCTTTGATCTCCACATCGCCTTCTAACTTTCCGACCAGAGCCATTACTTTGTTTTCTGTAGATATTTAAGAAATTCCTAATAAATATTGCTGAAGAAACCTGTTTGATCTTCTTGCATTTATATAGATTTGAAATATTCTgtttatggaaaaaaataacataattgcCCTTACCTTCAAGTCATTATTTCTTATTCTTGCTATCATCTT
This window of the Mercurialis annua linkage group LG5, ddMerAnnu1.2, whole genome shotgun sequence genome carries:
- the LOC126681222 gene encoding MLP-like protein 28 isoform X3, producing the protein MALVGKLEGDVEIKAPAELFHNVFSCRPHHVNIMSPDNVQSVDLHEGEWGKHGSTICWNYTHDGETKYAKEIIEEIDDVNLSTTFKVIEGDLLKEYKEFRFIVKATPKEGGGSLVHWTLAYEKLHEAISDPQSLLDLGLLTSTHVCSHLTQNEVAQPN